CTCAGAAAAGTTTTCTGCACCACCAAGGTATTTAAGTTGCACTTACTACCTTCTTTTTACAATCTTAGGTCAAATATACTGAATGTTTTTAGCTGTTTAAATATCTCAATCCTTAAACATATTGAAATACCCACTTATCTAAGCGGAAAAGTGGGATTTGAGATTTAGTATTAAATATGACGGAATGCCCAAAACAAGAAATTTCAAATAATATCAAAAAATAAAAACTCAAACACCGATGCAGTCAAGTTTTTGTCAACATTCATAAGCTGCGATCGCTTGTATATGAACGATATGTCTCTAAACCTAGTGTGAATAGGGGGTTTAAGACTAACTGCGATCGCTAATTGCAAAATGATAAATTCGATACAAGTTTTGTTAAGGTATCATGACAACCGATTCAGGGCATGAATTTAATATTGATATGGTGCTGAAATCATAGCCGCACAAATATATTATGTGAAGGGAAATAATTATGTTGATTTACGTATTTTTAAACTGCTCGTCAACAGGAATTTGATAACCATTTGCTAACCGATTTGTCATATTCGCAGTACCTGTAATTGCCATTAGTTCGCCAAACATTTTATCGCTCATACCTTTAGCACGTGCTGCTGCTGTATGGGAAGCAATACAATATTCGCAACCATTTGTAACGCTAACAGCAATATAAATCAATTCTCGCGTCAACGGATCGATTTCACCGGAACTTCCCATCACTTCTTTCAAAGTTTCCCAAGTTCTGCGTAAAGTAGGAGGATGGTTTGCTAATGCTTTCCAAAAGTTATTGATATATTCAGTTTGTCTGGTGGTGCGGATATCGTCATATACCGCTCGCACTTCTTCGCTTGCGTCTTCATATTCGATGAGGTTGCTCATACACATTCTCCTATGTCGTTAATACAGCTTTTTCGAGGAATATCCTTTACTTTCCATAGTCCCAGACTTTTATCTCGATATAATCCATCTCCCTCACTACATTGTTCATTAATCAAGTATAAGGGATGAGGAAAATTAAAAGGCGGTTTTTCCAGATTTAATAAGCGCCAATCACCCGTAATAATATCCTCATTTGACTGACAATCTGGAAACGTTGTTGTCATTAAATAGGTAATTTGACTGCGTTGAATATTATCAAAAGCCGAAAAAATATCTACAAACGAAAAATGTACAAAACAATCTCGACAAAATAATAAATCCGCACTGGGGAGAGATTCACTGACTAAATTTAGTTTAAAAAACTGTTGATTTTTATGTTCGTATCGCTTTTGATTTTCTGTAATAATTTCGGTAACTATATCAGCACCAATATAACTCAATACTGGTAAATCTATTGATTGCATCCAACTAAAATCCCCGCAAGGAATATCCAGAAACACATTCACCTGTAGTTTTTTTAATAATTCTGGAAGTTCAGTTTCGATCAACTGCGTTTGACTTCTGTGTGCTCCCGCTCCCGAAGGAGAATCCCCACCATTCCA
The Calothrix sp. 336/3 DNA segment above includes these coding regions:
- a CDS encoding carboxymuconolactone decarboxylase family protein, with protein sequence MSNLIEYEDASEEVRAVYDDIRTTRQTEYINNFWKALANHPPTLRRTWETLKEVMGSSGEIDPLTRELIYIAVSVTNGCEYCIASHTAAARAKGMSDKMFGELMAITGTANMTNRLANGYQIPVDEQFKNT
- a CDS encoding class I SAM-dependent methyltransferase → MNERRDRVPFDPYYFEKQAAQGKTFSLDETFSHIYQQNLWNGGDSPSGAGAHRSQTQLIETELPELLKKLQVNVFLDIPCGDFSWMQSIDLPVLSYIGADIVTEIITENQKRYEHKNQQFFKLNLVSESLPSADLLFCRDCFVHFSFVDIFSAFDNIQRSQITYLMTTTFPDCQSNEDIITGDWRLLNLEKPPFNFPHPLYLINEQCSEGDGLYRDKSLGLWKVKDIPRKSCINDIGECV